In the genome of Nerophis lumbriciformis linkage group LG32, RoL_Nlum_v2.1, whole genome shotgun sequence, one region contains:
- the smim36 gene encoding small integral membrane protein 36 translates to MGFMEFYLEIDPVTLNLIILVASYVILLLVFLISCILYDCRGKDPTKEYAPDNAPPPPSQSPIRLVVMQNSPASARYEPNHTAPHAELQTPDLSRDRGEREKRSTLV, encoded by the coding sequence ATGGGTTTCATGGAATTCTACCTGGAGATTGACCCGGTCACCCTCAACCTCATCATCCTGGTGGCCAGCTATGTCATTTTACTGCTGGTCTTCCTTATCTCCTGCATCCTGTACGACTGCCGGGGCAAAGACCCCACCAAGGAGTACGCCCCCGACAACGCGCCGCCGCCGCCCAGCCAGTCGCCCATCCGCCTGGTGGTCATGCAGAACTCGCCCGCCTCTGCCCGCTACGAGCCCAACCACACGGCGCCCCACGCCGAGCTGCAGACGCCCGACCTGAGCCGTGACCGTGGCGAGCGCGAGAAGAGGAGCACGCTGGTGTGA